The following are encoded together in the Streptomyces flavofungini genome:
- a CDS encoding caspase family protein, whose product MASIFAFLAGVNAYDPRHARPLRGCVNDVTAARELLVRRTNGAARTTLVCDGEATVDVVEDGIRRFLGAAGPGDTALFWFSGHGTHTWATGADLLVEATGRNQALLCADGPLPDKRLGVLLDAAAARGAHVAAVLDCCFSGGATREPEGLVARFAPPSYTEPPSDTEPSPRAEQSPAPQPWHPREPWAAGSRDVLVREDTGQHVLLAASRLDQLSYEGQFGGRPHGAFTYALLGAVRDAGPDVTYRDLLAAADSRVQRGGVGQQAVLYPAAPGGVADLPFLGGVVARAPGPYLLRFGSRGWEVDCGTGHGLRDGAGAEGTEFRVVGGGGGGEGGPEAGEAVGGDGGGRGDGGGRGDGGGGGGEGAADGSARGRVLRAREVFADRALVDPVGWEPDAGRVYPVALSALALAPATVSFGADPGGPRTSGPTGGQPPAAPAPAPQPPPLEADFRNALATSGPGNGPSPLLRLSNTPADLHFRVEPRDGLAHVLRRDGTPFTAPLPLTGPGDVPRLVDCLAHLTRWHQIRDLAPRPSVLDNVIQVEITPWGAPPGQALVADGSGEIVCAYGPEGAEPREPWVSIRLHNRSPGRTLWCLLLDLTDSYASHSALFPGHFIGPGRTGHALDGEPVQLSLPASRPVVPGASARDWLKLVVAEGELNTVPFHLPAWDADRSGARDAVVGFGTGALRLEPPGAAVGSRDLGVASGSPGRWTARTISLRTVVPGATDPGA is encoded by the coding sequence ATGGCATCGATCTTCGCGTTCCTGGCGGGTGTCAACGCCTACGATCCGCGGCACGCCAGACCCCTGCGCGGCTGCGTCAACGATGTCACCGCCGCCCGCGAGCTTCTGGTCCGGCGTACGAACGGCGCGGCCAGGACCACCTTGGTGTGTGACGGTGAGGCGACCGTGGATGTGGTCGAGGACGGCATCCGCCGGTTCCTGGGCGCGGCCGGGCCGGGCGACACGGCACTGTTCTGGTTCTCCGGGCACGGCACGCACACCTGGGCGACGGGCGCCGACCTGCTCGTCGAGGCGACCGGCCGGAACCAGGCCCTGCTGTGCGCGGACGGGCCGCTGCCCGACAAGCGCCTCGGCGTGCTGCTCGACGCCGCGGCCGCGCGCGGCGCGCACGTCGCCGCCGTCCTCGACTGCTGCTTCTCGGGCGGTGCGACACGGGAGCCGGAGGGCCTCGTCGCACGGTTCGCGCCGCCGTCCTACACGGAGCCGCCGTCCGACACGGAGCCGTCGCCCCGCGCGGAGCAGTCGCCCGCCCCTCAGCCGTGGCACCCGCGTGAGCCGTGGGCGGCCGGAAGCCGCGACGTGCTGGTGCGCGAGGACACCGGGCAGCACGTGCTGCTCGCCGCGAGCCGGCTCGACCAGCTGTCGTACGAGGGGCAGTTCGGCGGCCGACCGCACGGCGCGTTCACGTACGCGCTCCTCGGCGCGGTCCGGGACGCGGGGCCCGACGTGACGTACCGCGACCTCCTCGCGGCGGCGGACTCGCGGGTGCAGCGCGGTGGGGTCGGCCAGCAGGCGGTCCTGTATCCGGCGGCCCCTGGGGGTGTCGCCGACCTGCCGTTCCTGGGCGGGGTCGTGGCCCGGGCACCGGGCCCGTATCTGCTGCGGTTCGGCTCGCGCGGGTGGGAGGTCGACTGTGGGACGGGGCACGGGCTGCGGGACGGGGCGGGGGCGGAGGGGACGGAGTTCCGGGTCGTGGGAGGCGGAGGGGGCGGGGAAGGTGGACCGGAGGCAGGTGAGGCCGTCGGGGGTGACGGAGGCGGCAGGGGTGACGGAGGCGGCAGGGGTGACGGAGGCGGCGGGGGTGGCGAGGGTGCGGCTGACGGTTCCGCGCGGGGGCGGGTGTTGCGGGCGCGGGAGGTGTTCGCCGACCGGGCGCTCGTGGATCCGGTGGGGTGGGAGCCCGATGCCGGGCGGGTGTATCCGGTGGCCCTTTCGGCGCTGGCACTGGCGCCCGCCACGGTGAGCTTCGGAGCGGATCCGGGCGGGCCGCGCACGAGTGGGCCCACCGGAGGGCAACCTCCCGCCGCCCCAGCCCCCGCTCCCCAACCCCCACCCCTCGAAGCCGACTTCAGGAACGCCCTCGCCACCTCCGGCCCCGGCAACGGCCCCTCCCCCTTGCTCCGGCTGAGCAACACCCCCGCCGACCTCCACTTCCGCGTCGAACCGCGCGACGGCCTCGCCCACGTGCTCCGGCGCGACGGCACCCCCTTCACCGCGCCGCTGCCCCTCACCGGCCCCGGCGACGTACCGCGCCTCGTGGACTGCCTCGCGCACCTCACCCGCTGGCACCAGATCCGTGATCTGGCTCCGCGCCCCTCGGTGCTCGACAACGTGATCCAGGTGGAGATCACGCCGTGGGGCGCCCCGCCGGGGCAGGCGCTGGTGGCGGACGGCAGCGGTGAGATCGTCTGCGCGTACGGTCCTGAAGGGGCGGAGCCGCGGGAGCCGTGGGTGTCGATCCGGCTGCACAACCGGTCCCCGGGGCGCACGCTGTGGTGTCTGCTGCTCGACCTCACCGACAGCTACGCGAGCCACTCCGCGCTGTTCCCCGGTCACTTCATCGGGCCTGGCCGCACCGGCCACGCGCTGGACGGCGAGCCGGTGCAGCTGTCCCTGCCCGCGTCCCGGCCCGTCGTGCCGGGGGCGTCGGCGCGCGACTGGCTGAAGCTCGTCGTCGCCGAGGGCGAGTTGAACACGGTGCCGTTCCACCTGCCCGCGTGGGACGCGGACCGCTCCGGGGCGCGGGACGCCGTCGTCGGCTTCGGCACGGGAGCACTGCGGCTCGAACCGCCCGGGGCCGCCGTCGGCAGTCGCGACCTCGGCGTCGCCTCGGGCTCCCCCGGCCGCTGGACCGCCCGCACGATCAGCCTGCGCACCGTCGTGCCCGGGGCTACTGACCCAGGTGCGTGA
- a CDS encoding CHAT domain-containing protein: MSPDEAEDATEPVSADDLRAQRDELIDVAGGLDPNDPDLPEMLACAGFLSLAVFMEDWRPDDLDQAAEAFDVAFRAPGDSADWSLWRASYAHVAAFRYEADPRLELLDEALRRYDEVVRRAGLDDAVVLGVRRNQGQLYLRRRLWHGGGAADAEAAVAHYGAVLEAGHPSSDLPEARYGRGAALTESAFASGALVSGTIDRARLEEAAAELDRALSEARQRPGDEPSWAKDATIRSAYVHCAVWSAWPDPQQAAALEERVLRVLDDPETEALLGPAHFDGFGKLLYEQATLRGDTEGRERAIALIRRAIAQWRPERDGGVARTALCLAVFLQARYYDDKDVRRLHEVAEVANLVLAEGRAEEDRVSRTVYAGGRMMAGWARFLLHERGLVPDSGDATSEAIRGVMDAVEEGDLYFDHSGGVEGMPGWSAGATAADEFTPRFDRLFAAWRSTESEEQRADAALEMLRYLPHMPMFFDRAKEKDALIACVLAFRPDDPDWQRQAHAAVGNVRLRDAMAGFGNRFDDIVDHFTRAGARPPAGAPGAPEDEADPATDTERQHQHAADIGYVQALGARSQHAATGDDRDTARAAWARVRLSPQITEHNRRLLDAKFAAVDAEQAVARGDVAAADRYIRVAVEALDGLAADHPARAELGTALEELLCSRDQLARTLGVPAAPPPADRLTADRLRAEARRLPRDRRARVLGDSGAARLARAAAPWDPAAFQEAMELLQEAYDLAEQGSDDHLRYATALGGGHCALAESEHDPAARARPLACGIDLLEAALRGCGGPEHRLYAHTGFTLAGAHRLRGDHASARRTGLDALRGHAWAALLQSGTGHAAQAAARATRSALEVAAWCLRDNAPADAVRALDACRGLVLHAATTSSTVPERLLAAGREDLAEEWRAAATDASPDPSGAPPTVPSSLRRRVLTVLTTADGGPQDRLLTPPTTTEIADALRASRKDALVYLVPASEGADGTAVVVTSSGAVRAVPLPLLTPDAAPLREYDPAATAARDLGPVPGTPPAHRPPPLRAQLDRLCGWAWHAAVKPLFDTFDTSAGCGPRLVLVPMGTLGLVPWHAAWTEGPDGRRRYALAESEISYAASARLLCEVAARPAVPHTGAALVVGDPTGDLRYAGEEADAVQRVFYPRGQFLGRRAGAGGAGPGTPHEVVSWLTRDGGDDGAVLHLACHAAVTPSARRSSHLTLSSGELSAEELTEAVGAGRRGRLGLVLLAACRSHVSGHGHNEAYSLATAFLVAGARSVVGSLWPVPDDATSVLMFMAHHYLRAEGEPPARALRRAQLWMVDPDRVLPSTLPASLAFRARHIDPDDLSAWAGFTHLGQ; encoded by the coding sequence GTGTCCCCTGACGAAGCCGAAGACGCCACGGAGCCCGTCAGCGCCGACGACCTCCGCGCCCAGCGCGACGAACTCATCGACGTGGCCGGCGGTCTGGACCCCAACGATCCGGACCTGCCCGAAATGCTGGCCTGCGCCGGGTTCCTCAGTCTGGCCGTGTTCATGGAGGACTGGCGCCCGGACGACCTGGACCAGGCGGCCGAAGCCTTCGACGTGGCCTTCCGCGCGCCCGGCGACTCGGCCGACTGGAGCCTGTGGCGGGCCTCGTACGCCCACGTCGCCGCGTTCCGCTACGAGGCCGACCCGCGGCTCGAACTCCTCGACGAGGCACTGCGCCGGTACGACGAAGTGGTCCGCCGCGCAGGACTGGACGACGCCGTCGTCCTCGGAGTGCGCCGCAACCAGGGCCAGTTGTACCTCCGGCGCAGGCTCTGGCACGGCGGCGGCGCCGCCGACGCCGAGGCGGCCGTCGCGCACTACGGGGCGGTCCTCGAAGCGGGCCACCCCTCCAGCGACCTCCCGGAGGCGCGGTACGGACGGGGTGCCGCGCTGACGGAGTCCGCGTTCGCGTCCGGGGCCCTCGTGTCGGGGACGATCGACCGCGCCCGGCTCGAAGAGGCCGCGGCGGAGTTGGACCGCGCGCTCAGTGAGGCGCGGCAGCGGCCCGGGGACGAGCCGTCCTGGGCGAAGGACGCGACGATCCGCTCCGCCTACGTCCACTGCGCGGTCTGGAGCGCCTGGCCCGACCCGCAGCAGGCCGCGGCCCTGGAGGAGAGGGTGCTCCGCGTGCTCGACGACCCGGAGACCGAGGCCCTGCTCGGCCCGGCCCACTTCGACGGCTTCGGGAAGCTCCTCTACGAGCAGGCGACGCTCCGCGGCGACACCGAGGGACGCGAACGGGCCATCGCCCTGATACGGCGCGCGATCGCCCAATGGCGGCCCGAGCGGGACGGCGGCGTGGCGAGGACGGCGCTGTGTCTGGCCGTCTTCCTCCAGGCGCGCTACTACGACGACAAGGACGTACGCCGTCTCCACGAAGTCGCCGAGGTCGCGAACCTGGTCCTCGCCGAGGGCCGGGCCGAGGAGGACCGGGTGTCCCGCACCGTGTACGCGGGCGGGCGGATGATGGCCGGCTGGGCCCGGTTCCTCCTCCACGAACGCGGCCTCGTCCCGGACTCCGGCGACGCCACCTCCGAGGCCATCAGAGGGGTGATGGACGCCGTGGAGGAGGGGGACCTCTACTTCGACCACAGCGGTGGTGTCGAGGGCATGCCCGGCTGGTCCGCGGGGGCCACGGCGGCGGACGAGTTCACCCCCCGCTTCGACCGGCTGTTCGCCGCCTGGCGCAGCACGGAGTCCGAGGAGCAACGGGCGGACGCGGCCCTCGAAATGCTGCGGTACCTGCCGCACATGCCGATGTTCTTCGACCGGGCGAAGGAGAAGGACGCGCTGATCGCCTGCGTCCTCGCGTTCCGCCCGGACGACCCCGACTGGCAGCGTCAGGCCCACGCCGCCGTCGGCAACGTACGGCTGCGGGACGCCATGGCGGGGTTCGGCAACCGGTTCGACGACATCGTCGACCACTTCACGCGGGCCGGAGCCCGTCCGCCCGCGGGAGCACCGGGCGCCCCCGAGGACGAGGCCGACCCCGCGACGGACACCGAACGGCAGCACCAGCACGCCGCCGACATCGGCTACGTCCAGGCCCTCGGCGCCCGCTCGCAGCACGCCGCGACCGGCGACGACCGGGACACCGCCCGGGCCGCGTGGGCGCGGGTGCGGCTCAGCCCGCAGATCACCGAGCACAACCGCCGCCTCTTGGACGCGAAGTTCGCCGCCGTGGACGCCGAGCAGGCCGTGGCGCGCGGTGACGTGGCCGCGGCCGACCGGTACATCCGCGTCGCGGTCGAGGCCCTCGACGGCCTCGCGGCGGACCATCCGGCGCGCGCCGAACTCGGCACGGCCCTCGAGGAACTGCTCTGCTCCCGCGACCAGCTCGCCCGCACCCTCGGAGTTCCGGCCGCACCGCCGCCGGCCGACCGGCTCACCGCGGACCGGCTGCGCGCCGAGGCCCGGCGCCTGCCGCGCGACCGCCGGGCCAGGGTCCTCGGCGACAGCGGCGCCGCACGCCTGGCGCGCGCCGCCGCCCCCTGGGACCCGGCCGCGTTCCAGGAAGCCATGGAGCTGCTGCAAGAGGCGTACGACCTGGCCGAGCAGGGCAGCGACGACCACCTGCGGTACGCCACGGCCCTCGGCGGGGGCCACTGCGCCCTCGCCGAGTCCGAGCACGATCCCGCCGCCCGCGCCCGGCCCCTCGCGTGCGGCATCGACCTTCTGGAGGCGGCCCTGCGCGGGTGCGGCGGCCCCGAGCACCGCCTCTACGCCCACACGGGCTTCACGCTCGCCGGCGCCCACCGACTCCGCGGCGACCACGCGTCGGCCCGTCGCACCGGCCTCGACGCCCTGCGCGGCCACGCCTGGGCTGCGCTGCTCCAGTCCGGCACCGGCCACGCCGCGCAGGCGGCCGCGCGCGCCACCCGCTCCGCGCTCGAAGTCGCCGCCTGGTGTCTGCGCGACAACGCCCCGGCCGACGCGGTGCGGGCCCTCGACGCCTGCCGCGGCCTGGTCCTGCACGCGGCGACCACGTCGAGCACCGTGCCCGAACGGCTCCTCGCCGCGGGCCGCGAGGACCTCGCCGAGGAGTGGCGGGCGGCCGCCACGGACGCATCCCCGGACCCGTCGGGGGCGCCGCCGACCGTGCCGAGTTCGCTGCGCCGCCGCGTCCTCACGGTCCTCACCACCGCCGACGGCGGCCCGCAGGACCGGCTCCTGACTCCGCCCACGACCACCGAGATCGCCGACGCCCTGCGCGCCTCGCGCAAGGACGCGCTGGTCTATCTCGTGCCCGCGTCCGAGGGCGCGGACGGCACCGCCGTCGTCGTCACGTCGAGCGGTGCCGTCCGCGCCGTACCGCTGCCGCTCCTGACGCCGGACGCGGCGCCGCTGCGGGAGTACGACCCCGCCGCCACGGCCGCCCGCGACCTGGGCCCCGTCCCCGGCACGCCCCCGGCCCACCGCCCCCCGCCCCTGCGCGCCCAGCTCGACCGCCTCTGCGGCTGGGCCTGGCACGCCGCCGTCAAGCCCCTGTTCGACACCTTCGACACCTCCGCGGGGTGCGGCCCGCGTCTGGTGCTCGTGCCGATGGGCACCCTCGGCCTCGTGCCCTGGCACGCGGCCTGGACCGAGGGGCCCGACGGCCGCCGCCGGTACGCGCTCGCGGAGTCGGAGATCTCCTACGCCGCGTCGGCGCGGCTGCTCTGCGAGGTGGCCGCCCGCCCCGCCGTCCCGCACACGGGTGCCGCCCTGGTCGTCGGCGACCCCACCGGCGACCTGCGGTACGCGGGCGAGGAGGCGGACGCCGTGCAGCGCGTCTTCTACCCGCGCGGCCAGTTCCTCGGGCGTCGCGCGGGCGCGGGCGGCGCCGGTCCCGGGACGCCGCACGAGGTGGTGTCCTGGCTGACGCGCGACGGCGGCGACGACGGCGCGGTCCTGCACCTCGCCTGCCACGCCGCCGTTACGCCCAGCGCGCGCCGCAGCTCCCACCTGACCCTGTCCAGCGGCGAGTTGTCGGCCGAGGAACTCACCGAGGCGGTGGGCGCGGGCCGTCGGGGACGGCTCGGCCTGGTCCTGCTCGCGGCCTGCCGCAGCCATGTCTCCGGACACGGCCACAACGAGGCGTACAGTCTCGCGACCGCGTTCCTGGTGGCGGGCGCGCGGTCCGTCGTGGGCTCGCTCTGGCCGGTGCCCGACGACGCCACGTCGGTCCTGATGTTCATGGCCCACCACTACCTCAGGGCCGAGGGCGAGCCGCCCGCGCGGGCCCTGCGCCGCGCCCAGCTGTGGATGGTCGACCCGGACCGGGTCCTGCCGTCCACGCTGCCCGCGTCCCTCGCGTTCCGGGCCCGGCACATCGACCCGGACGACCTGAGCGCGTGGGCGGGGTTCACGCACCTGGGTCAGTAG
- a CDS encoding RES family NAD+ phosphorylase encodes MPNYRPPERPQGTPTKATLPRGTTLYRVHSGHRDAAAFNPRPSHCLYGGGRFDGTSCDPYPYLYAGIGTAAAVCETLLRSLPFDPAGGPRLLPRVSVEHRRLSTLRLAADTDVVSLTTGRDLAAVHQDSWLVHTEASEYAYTRDWAHWIRGHTGPWARGLVWSSKREPGDRAVVLFGDRCPPGTVEVVEDGVVDFGTEEGVEWLNSLLEPYFVRIAP; translated from the coding sequence GTGCCGAACTACCGCCCCCCGGAGCGGCCGCAGGGCACGCCCACCAAGGCGACCCTGCCGCGCGGCACCACCCTGTACCGCGTGCACTCCGGCCACCGCGACGCCGCCGCCTTCAACCCGCGCCCCTCCCACTGCCTGTACGGCGGCGGCCGGTTCGACGGCACGTCCTGCGATCCGTACCCCTACCTCTACGCGGGCATCGGCACCGCCGCAGCCGTCTGCGAGACCCTGCTGCGCTCGCTGCCCTTCGACCCGGCAGGCGGGCCGCGCCTGCTGCCCCGGGTGAGCGTCGAGCACCGCCGCCTGAGCACCCTGCGGCTCGCCGCCGACACCGACGTCGTCTCCCTGACCACCGGGCGCGACCTCGCCGCCGTCCACCAGGACAGCTGGCTCGTGCACACCGAGGCGAGCGAGTACGCGTACACCCGCGACTGGGCGCACTGGATCCGGGGGCATACCGGCCCCTGGGCGCGAGGGCTCGTCTGGTCCTCCAAGCGGGAGCCGGGCGACCGCGCCGTGGTCCTCTTCGGCGACCGCTGCCCGCCGGGGACCGTCGAGGTCGTCGAGGACGGCGTCGTGGACTTCGGCACGGAGGAGGGCGTGGAGTGGCTCAACTCCCTCCTCGAGCCGTACTTCGTGCGGATCGCGCCCTGA
- a CDS encoding GntP family permease: MSPFAPSGSAGALTALAASDPPQTPHTGGLMALIDGTAGLLTVAALGILLLLFLIIKVRLQPFVALLAVSIAVGLAAGLSVTELFGTVQKSDAVSLIESGMGGILGHVAIIIGLGTMLGAILEVSGGAEVLSKRLLDLFGEKRAPVAMGLTGLIFGIPVFFDVGIFVLAPIVYAAAKRSGKSILLYCLPLLAGLSMTHAFLPPHPGPVAAAGLLKVDLGWVILMGVVCGVPAVLAAWVFAAWIGKRIFVPVPQDMLEASEEAKAAVAEEQRAQGLTPTEQPVALSTVFLIIGTPLLLILLATFSSIAFDPSTLRSVIEFFGHPFVALTIALLMAYYLLGIRRGWSRKSLETVSTASLKPVGNILLVVGAGGVFGAVLKGSGVAGALADTFNDVGLPVIVLAYLISLVLRVAQGSATVAIVTTAGIVAPLLAEGDYSNAFTALVIMAISAGSIFASHVNDGGFWIVAKYFGISERDTLKTWTVLESVLSVAGFVVAAVVSLFV, from the coding sequence ATGTCCCCGTTCGCCCCCTCGGGCTCCGCCGGAGCCCTCACCGCGCTCGCCGCCTCCGACCCGCCGCAGACCCCGCACACCGGTGGCCTGATGGCCCTGATCGACGGCACGGCGGGCCTGCTGACCGTCGCGGCCCTCGGCATCCTGCTCCTGCTCTTCCTGATCATCAAGGTCAGGCTCCAGCCGTTCGTCGCGCTCCTCGCGGTCTCCATAGCCGTCGGCCTGGCAGCGGGCCTCTCGGTCACCGAACTCTTCGGCACCGTCCAGAAGTCGGACGCCGTCTCCCTCATCGAGTCCGGCATGGGCGGCATCCTCGGCCATGTCGCGATCATCATCGGCCTCGGCACCATGCTCGGCGCGATCCTGGAGGTCTCCGGCGGCGCCGAGGTGCTTTCCAAGCGCCTCCTCGACCTCTTCGGCGAGAAGCGCGCCCCCGTGGCCATGGGCCTGACCGGCCTCATCTTCGGCATCCCGGTCTTCTTCGACGTCGGCATCTTCGTCCTCGCGCCGATCGTGTACGCCGCCGCCAAGCGCAGCGGCAAGTCGATCCTCCTGTACTGCCTGCCGCTGCTCGCGGGCCTGTCCATGACGCACGCCTTCCTGCCCCCGCACCCCGGGCCCGTGGCGGCGGCCGGACTGCTGAAGGTGGACCTCGGCTGGGTCATCCTCATGGGCGTCGTCTGCGGCGTCCCGGCCGTGCTCGCGGCTTGGGTGTTCGCCGCCTGGATCGGCAAGCGGATCTTCGTCCCCGTACCGCAGGACATGCTGGAGGCCTCCGAGGAGGCGAAGGCGGCCGTCGCCGAGGAGCAGCGCGCGCAGGGCCTGACCCCGACGGAGCAGCCGGTCGCGCTGAGCACCGTATTCCTGATCATCGGCACCCCGCTGCTGCTCATCCTGCTCGCGACGTTCTCCTCCATCGCCTTCGACCCTTCCACACTCCGCAGCGTGATCGAGTTCTTCGGCCACCCCTTCGTCGCCCTGACGATCGCGCTCCTGATGGCGTACTACCTGCTGGGCATCCGCCGCGGCTGGTCCCGCAAGTCCCTGGAGACGGTGTCCACGGCGTCCCTGAAGCCGGTCGGCAACATCCTGCTCGTGGTCGGCGCGGGCGGGGTCTTCGGTGCCGTGCTCAAGGGCAGCGGCGTCGCGGGCGCCCTCGCCGACACCTTCAACGACGTGGGTCTGCCGGTCATCGTCCTCGCGTACCTCATCTCCCTGGTCCTGCGCGTGGCCCAGGGTTCGGCGACGGTCGCGATCGTCACCACGGCGGGCATCGTCGCGCCGCTGCTCGCCGAGGGCGACTACTCCAACGCCTTCACCGCCCTGGTCATCATGGCCATCTCCGCGGGCTCGATCTTCGCCTCGCACGTCAACGACGGCGGCTTCTGGATCGTGGCGAAGTACTTCGGCATCTCCGAGCGCGACACCCTGAAGACCTGGACGGTCCTGGAGTCGGTGCTCTCGGTCGCGGGGTTCGTGGTGGCGGCGGTGGTGAGCCTGTTCGTGTAG
- a CDS encoding RidA family protein: protein MSEKTAITPATHTAPPAKFSHGVKKGNILQVAGQVGFLPAEEGKAPTPAGPTLREQTLQTFANVKAILEEGGATWDDVMMMRVYLTDVDHFAEMNEIYNQYFEEQGLKAPASARTTVYVGLPKGLLIEIDALAVLG from the coding sequence ATGAGCGAGAAGACCGCCATCACCCCCGCCACCCACACCGCCCCGCCCGCGAAGTTCTCGCACGGCGTCAAGAAGGGCAACATCCTCCAGGTCGCGGGTCAGGTCGGCTTCCTGCCCGCCGAGGAGGGCAAGGCCCCCACCCCCGCGGGCCCCACCCTGCGCGAGCAGACCCTGCAGACCTTCGCCAACGTCAAGGCGATCCTCGAAGAGGGCGGCGCCACCTGGGACGACGTGATGATGATGCGCGTCTACCTCACGGACGTGGACCACTTCGCGGAGATGAACGAGATCTACAACCAGTACTTCGAGGAGCAGGGCCTCAAGGCCCCGGCGTCCGCCCGCACCACCGTGTACGTCGGCCTGCCCAAGGGCCTGCTCATCGAGATCGACGCGCTCGCCGTCCTCGGCTGA